The sequence GGGCTTTAGGTTGCTTGCTAAGAGTTCCCAGTGAGGAGAAAGGATTTGAGTAAGCGTTGATGGAAGAAAAACTCTTGAGACTGATTTGGCTGCATGCCTCTTCTGAGacaaaaaatgtctttttgtgGTGAATTTGGGAGGTTTATGAAAAGAGGAGTTGGTAGAGGGTGCACAAGTAAGGGAGGGAGAATCACATGAAAGATTTGAGTTCTAAAGAGAATGGCATTTCAGAAAAGGACTAAATCACAAAGGTATGTTTATCATTAACAGAATGATCAATTGCTGAAAAACACAGTAACTGTATTTATGCAGCTGCAACTGAAATAGGCCATATGTGTCAAAACACTGTATGTGACTGTAAAAAATGCATGTCTCTAAGggtaaaataatggaaaatgctTCAGGGACTCTTTAGACATTAGGCCCtgaaaatggctttaaaatttATACCCTTTTGGAGCTAATCTTCAAGCACAGTTGTGCATTATACTTTAGTTTTTATTGAGAAAATGTCATCTTGTGTGTACCTAATTAAAAGGCAAGATTTATtccattgtatttttttccttttaattagcCTAAGTCTCTTGGATACCGTATGCCACTCTGTAAAGTATCATTTGTGTGTCATTTGAaaatttcaaaagtaaaattttaaaaatgttttgctgttgCCAGAAAGGATTTGATGTGTTCAATGCACTAGActtaatggaaaacaaaacattcctGGAAAAGCTCAAGTTTGGAATTGGAGATGGAAATTTGCAGTATTACTTGTACAACTGGAGATGTCCAGGCATGGAATCTGAAAAGGTAAGGGAGCAAAATGAGTTCCTGAATTCCATTAGATGTAATGGTACATTAATTTACACTGGCCAACAATGGgcagaagttttaaaaatactgtaattGGCCCTGTTTGTGATCCATAATTGAGATGCAGAAGACTGCTGATGTTTAGGTTTACTGCCATACTTGAACTAAAATACcgtatttttcttcttcctttagGTTGGTCTTGTATTACAATGAGAACGCTTATGTTTCTAGAACTCTTGAGGTCATCCTTTGAGTTAATTTGATCTCCATAACTCTTGAAATGGTCTTGTTCAAGAGGAGTAAAAGCACAACGTCAGTGATACTGAAATAGTCCATTAAATCTGATCAATGAAGACATCCACATGTGACCAAATTTATGCATTTTCAGATAGATGAGACGGTTCATGAAACTCTTCTATTGTccatgaaaagaataaaaagcacATTCATTTAAGTTTCAAAGCTTAGCTTGCACCTGGATGAGAagaaggtatttttttccactctgtaGAAAAGACTGTTTTGTATAAACTGAACTTCAGTGGTGGATTAGGgtacaaaaatatttgctattaTGTGGATGAACTGCTGCATTTCTATTTATTAAGTGGTGATGTATGTATGTCAGTGTAACAGAATGAAGGATACAAACTGGAGTATCTTTGCTTATTTACTTAACATGGATATCATCATTTGGGGGAAAATCATGAAGTATGATACCTTTGTAGCTCTATGAAAGTCCTGGATGTTTTTGTAACTGGAGCAGTATGACAGTGTACTGGTTTATCTAGTGCATTTGTTTATCCATAAGCAACGCTGCcaaatcaataaaaaaatacagatttgtaCTTTGATCTTCAATAGATCAGTGGATTGATTTAACAGTATCGCACTGTTCAGTGCAGGTGTTATCTATGTTGCCAGAATGATAATACATTACTGTACTTAATTTACAGTTGTGGCACAATACCTTAGTTTTTCCTCAGTAGAAGAACATCAGCCTGTGTGTAAAACTAAGAATTTTAGTAGTGCTATCAGGATATTTATAGTTTGAATGTTTTCAACGCTTCTGCGAAATTGCACATATTCCTTTGTCTACTCTGATTTCCTATGAAGTCTGTAATTCTAATGAAAAGTACCTTGTGTAAATATGTATTCATAAATTGTTCCTGGTAGTGTTTTTATCCTGACTTTGGAACAAGAAGTTTTGCTATATATGTGGCTGGTAAGCAGAAGAGAAATGCTCTGCCCTCAGTCCTTGGAAGTCTGTGTGCTGCACTTCCTGAAATGTAGAAGGGCTGATCTTTGTTGTTGGGTGGAGCTGTTTTAATTCCCTCATGAATGCTCGGCAATGGGAGTGGCTTCTGAAGCACTTTATATGCATTCCAGCATAGCGTCATAGCTAGAAAGGATAGCAGTTCTTTCAGCTCATGGATGCTGCAGAAGCGTGAGCACTGAGAAAATGTGTTAAGAAACTGTTCTAGCTGAAAGTGCCAAATTGTGGTATAGTGAAGCCTCTGTGCTGTGAGCATCTTTTGAATGTGACTTGAATGTCTCATGAAATGCAAATGTCTGACTTTCCTTTTAAACATGCCTGTAATTCTGACAGCAGATTTTGCTGAAAGTTTAATTCTGTACATGAAGATAAATTTGTCTGTTCTTCATAACTGTTAGCCCTACCCACTACCTTGTAGCAgtggggtttttctttcttcccgCTCCTTTTCCACTGTGTGAAtggtttgtggtttggtttctttttcttgttgaaTTGTGGTGAGAGGATTCTGCCCTAGAAACAGTGATAAATACTTTCCCTTATGCATTATAGCTGATTAAAGCATTCGACCTCCTTCAAACAAAGGAAGGGACTGAACGTGGTTTGTTTGACCCCTGGCTGTGCACCAGCTCAGGACCTCATGAATTGAAAAGGACTTCACAGGAAATCTCACAGTGCAGTTGGGCTTTACATCTCTGGCCACTCTCAATACCTCCCTCCTAGTAGCAGTCAAAGCAGGTGGTGCAGAGACAGCTTGGACTCTGTGTGAGGCCTGAGCAGAATTAAGTGCCTGAAAATGTCATTGATGGTAGCGATACCTGAAGTTACAAGAAAGATTTAATCTTGACTCCATCAAAGATTTAAGTTTTTATCTCCTAGAAGACAAGGTGGTGCCTCCTTGGCACACATTTTCCTGGATCACTCTGGGATGAGGTTCACCAAGGAGCTCAGTGTGTTCCTCTTCAGCTCTAAAAGGCAGAGCCTCAGCAGTCCTCACTCAGGGCTGCCTGAggtgagctgggacagcagggcatAGCTCTGTCCTCATAGCAAAGATACTTCCTTGCTGAGACAGCCCAGGTGATCACAGCCCAGGTGAAGGATATGTTAGgttctctgcctttcttccccTCAAAAAATTGTGGTGGAAGAAATGTTAGGCAGatgatttcttttctcctctgaaatCAGAGGGCAGATCCTCCCAAGTATTGTCCTTTGTATAACTGAGGCCATGATAGCACCAAGTATGTCCAGGTAGAAGACATACATGAACGTGGgtttcctgcagcctggcttcTGCCTGAATCTTCAGATTAGGGCACATGAAGGAAGGAGCATGGCCAGTCTTGTGCTCTCTTCTAGTAAAATAGTgccattttcttctgaattcaGGGGATGATCTTCTGTCTGGCTCCCTCTGCATGTTCACTAGGGGGCTGGAGGGCAGAGACATGCTCCTGTAGAAGCTGTTCAGCACTGTagctgagagagaaaatttaTCAGCCAGAGCATGAGGGAAACAGGCATCTAAGCCTGAGTGTTTGGGCAGCTCTTGAAGAGTTCTCTTCATGGACTTGTGTGTGTTAAGCATGGCCTCTTCTGTCCTGCTGAGTGCTCTTCACTTGTAGTGTTTAGCTGAAGTATCACAGCATCAAGAGGACTTGAATCTTGAAGGTGTCCCAGCCTGCACCCACATAATAAGACTCCAGAGGTGAAAATTGTGGCAACTCACTTTGACTTCCTAGGCAGGTACTAAACAAAAGGTGAATATCTGTGTGATCTGTGTGGGGCCACTGTCAGGAGCTCAGTAGGAGAGACCCTTCTCTTGTTTCCAGGGTTGAACCTGTGTGCATTAGTCCTGCTATGAAGGTAAGACTCCCCAGAACCTAATAGGTGTTTGCAAAGGCTTGGCAAATGTAAAGCTTGCTCTACCACCTTTTGCACCTGGCTTTTTAAACATCTGTTATTTCTTTCCCAAAGTAACTTCCTATCTGCAGAGGGAAGCCAAATCCCTGAAGACAGAGATCGACCTGGGCAGGCAGTGAAGTGCTTGAAAGATGATTCCTGTGCTTATGTTCTTTATCAAAGCTAATCCTTATGCTCTGTCGAAATGCTTCAACTCTTACGCTATGGTTAGCCAGCCTGGGAATGAAACACACTAGTGCTAGCATGCCTTCAAGTTTTATGCACtcagaaatccagaaaaaagGACTTTTATCAAGGACTGTGAAGCAAGGCAAAGAAATCTCACCTCTTCTTGAACCCTCAGACATGGAAAAAATTGTAGCATTTAAATGCTGTGTTTAAACTTCAAGGAGCATCATGACTACACAATCACTGCTCATTGCTAGTGCCTGCTTTCATAGTTGGTATCATGAACTAAAGCAATCtctaaataaattcaaaatacagATGAGCTATTGGATGGCAGTGGAAGTTTGGATTAACAAATCtctgaaaaataatgtaaattttACCTTTTAAGGAACAACAAAAGTTACTCAGTTAAggtattttatgttttcttctaCAAGTAAATTCCTAGGCTGTTGATTGCCTGAATTGCAGTGctatttcccttctttcctaCCACCCAACGCCCTCATTAGAAAATTGTTCATAGTCCCCTGTAAAATTAAAGGAAACTCAGAAATTACATTTACAGTCTTGTAGCAGTTACAGTTCTCATCTACGTTACATAAAACAGTATATGGCTTATGTCAATTTCCTGGGAAATAATGTTAGATTTCATTTAGATTTCATGGAGTTTAGGTTTACATTTTCTCAGAGGATATGTGTTAATAGTTTGCATatggaagtatttttttttaataccgCAGCAGTAGTAATTTGGATTTGTATTTGGAAATAGCTTTTCCTTCAGCATACCATGCACCAGGAATCAGGTGGAACCCAAGTCTGCATACATTTGTGACCAAAAACAAGTTGTTCAGCAAAACAAACTATAATAAGAGTTCAAAAGGGAAGTCTGCCTGTGCTATTTACTTGAACTCAGCTTTAAAAGACTTATACTGGCATGGacttttgtttaaataaactTTCACTTTtggtatttatttgtttgagtAATTATACTTAAATCTCTTTTGCTTAAAGCATGTTCATCTGTGTAAAAAGACAAAGTTCATTTAATGCTTTGTATTCATTCCAAAGAAGTATAAATTACGTCTTAAAATCACTTTGGCATGTTCATTACCGGCTTTAACTCTGATCTCCAGCTGCAAATGAAAATACTTACCCCCAGTAAAGACTAACACCCAAGTctgaacaatatttttttattaaagcagAAAGTACCTCAGCCAAATGCAACATGAAGTTCACCCTGTATTCAAGACCTTTACACTGTAAAGCCTAAAAGAACTGTTAGAACTGTACTCCAtcctgcatttaaaaatctgtttcataGAAAGAACCAAACTCAGTTATGCtgaaaaagcctttttctttttgcgAGGTGGTTTCTTTATCTTattgggatttgggacaagTTTCTTGATTTTCAAAGGCTGCAAAATTACATGTGAAAGATCAGGCTGACTGCTTTCCGTATGCTTCCGCTTCTGACTTGTGAGCTTATCCCCCAGCACCTCTGCAAGCTCTTCGGGTTCCAGGCTTCCTGAGGAATCTGTGTCTGCATAAGCCATGGATTCTTCAGTTCTGTACTGAAACCACGGCACTTCCAAGGCCGGTATCTTTGGGATTATGGCTGCTATAGCCTCGGTGAAGGTGTCCGAGTGCTTTCTGAAGCCGAGCGCCAGGATGGAGGTCAGGCCGAGCAGGGGCGCGAGGGTCTCGCTGAGGCGCGGCACCTGCCCCGCCGGCGTGGCGCGGCTGGCGCTCAGCTCCACCAGGTGCGACGTCAGCATCGCGGGCTTGGCAGACTTGCACACCAGCAAGAGGAGAAGCTCGTTTTTTTCCAATGCTTTTGTAACTTCGTTAACTCCAATAGCAAGCTGTCTTCTGATACTTATGTCAGTCCATCCTGGTTTTTGTGGGTGGCTTTCTGCTTCCTCTTTAGGGAAATCATTGGTGCCGGCATCGCACTTTCTTTCCgtttgtttttttgtgaaggaacgttttttctttcttggacTCTCAATCTTTTTAAGTCCAATATGTTTAATCCTTTCTTCTAAGGTCTCCAGTATAAAATGCATATCTTCTCCATCGATGGTTTTCCATTGGAAAACAAAGGGGTTATCTAGACAGGTTTTTACAgtggttttctttgctttccgAAGTGTTGCCGTGCCTGGCTGAATTACAGACATCCTGAGGTGGCTGATTCTATGTTTTGTCACCCTAGGAAGAAAGAGCAAGATATTACTTCAAATACTGTACTGTCTGCTGTGGACATTGTTACCAGAAGCTTCTGGGAATGCAAAAGAGAAACATTGCATGTCAGTGATACTGGCATCTATCAACCTCATGGCACCAATCCTTCACACATCTTCCACAAGGCAGGTGtggagttgggtttttttaataaataaaaaaagctggACCCGACAGTATGGCAACAGCAGTGATAACAGATCCTTCTAAAGCTTAACAAAAGCAGCTGGAGGTATTACAGATGTAAAAAAAACACAAGTCTAACCAAGCAACAAACTATCCCCAGAATCACAGGTTGAAGGACCACTCCATTTTCAATGTTGCGCAGCTGCATTGCCCCCCCACCCCATGAcatgggagggggaaaaaaaggcaaaaaatcacAACATGAAACAAGTTCCTGAATTATTTAGGAATTttataaatctgattttttaatcTTCAGTCCATGCCTTTGTGTTTCCCTGTATTTGGGAGGTATGATAAAAACTTGCAGACTTTTTAACAATTTATGCTTTCAGAGAAGGCAATCCCCTACATGCCTCCAAAAGTTCAAGTGTCTTTTATGTCACCTGGACAATGCCTTCAGGGGTGAGAAAAACTGAACAGGAGGGGAGAAAGTGTAATTGTTCTTGCTCTGATTGATCTACTCCGGAGTAGCAGTGAAGGCATGAGGTCAAGCCTGATGGCAGTCCCTGCTAAATTGCAAAGCCCCcaatttcaaaatacaaaaaaaccaccgGGGCACTCTTGAGTACTCTCAGAATAATCTATGAAATGCCCTGGGCCACCTCAGTGATGGTCCATCCAATCCAGTTATCTGCTTCCAACAGTGGAAACTGGAGAAACCAGCTGgggaggacagggctggcaTTCCCCTAAGCTCCCAAGCACCCAGAATGGTTGCATCTGGGATGTAAGGATAAAGATGTGCCGACTTATGTGTCCTTCATGGAGCTATCAATTCATGCAGTTATCCCTTTTGCTTACCATCACAGTAGCAACAACCAAAAAGTGAACACAACTAAAAACTCGAAATGTCCACAAGAATTCTTACATGTGACTGAGAATGGAAgcttgtatttgtttttttaaaaaatgagctCTAGGTTATCgcttttaaaagctttcaaTTAGGGATGCTCTGATGACCTTTGACAAGCAAAATCAGCAAGagacacaaaagaagaaaaccatgGAACATGTTCACAGTTCAAAGAcgacatttttcttttcaaaatgagCGCTCCTGAGGAAAACAAGCGTGCAGGAGTAAGGAAACAGAGCAACGAGTGAACAAACGAACACGGCTCCTCCACCTCGCACCGCGGTCGCGACCCCCTCGCTTCCGGCGGAAGGGAGATCGCAGAGacgccgcccgccccgcccgctcCGCCAGGAACCTCGGCAGCGCTTCCGCCGTAGAGCGCTCCgaggctcctccagctcccgGCAACAGCGAAACGCGGGCTAAGCACGGCCCCGCACAACGCCGGCCCCGTGTGCGGCGGGGGCTCCGCCGAGACCGCAGCACCCTCTCCCCGGACCGCAGCACCCTCTCCCCGGGCCGCCGCTCCTCAGCCGCCAAGCACTGCGGGCCGGCCCGGGCCCGGGGAGCGGAGCGGCCTCTGGCTGCCCGACCACGGGGCCCAGACCGCAGCTGCCCCGCGCCCGCTGGCGCAAAGCCGCCCTTACCTCAGCCTTCCCGCGCTCCAGGAACACGCCGCGGGACGCGGCCTCGTCCCGCTCCGCCCCCGGTCCCGCTCCGCCCCCGGTCCCGCTCCGCCCCCGGTCCCGCTCCGCCCCCGGCCGCGCCTGGGGAGTCTCTCCGCGGCGGGGCGGTGTCCGGAGCGGGCCGAGCAGGCGGAGCTGTGGCGGCTCTCGGCGGGCGGGCGGTGCTCGCGCTGCGCTCAAGGCCGCATGCCCAAGCGGCTGTAGCGTTAGTGCACGGCAGCCGTAATGCGCTGGTGCCCAAGGGCAGGCCCTTGGCGGGTCTCACCGTAGGCTCAGTACCGGCTCTCCCAGGGCTCGAGCGCTCCCGAAAACCGGCGTATAGGCGGTGGCAGACCTGCTTAGTCCCATGTCAGCTAATCCAGTCAGGGCCGGGTCGCCAGGTGCTTCATAAGAGCTTCACAGCCACAGGACAGTCCCTCGCTGCAGTGCAGTGCGCGCCGTGCCGTGCACGGACATTGTGTGCTGTGAACAAGGTGACAGGTGAGGACTGGTTCCATTCAGTGTTACCCGCAATTTGCCCTCAGCCTTTAACAGATCTTCACAAACGCGTTCATTTTCCACATTCACCGCAGTGCACAGCATGGTTAAGCACAGCTCTTTGGCCCTGAAAGAGCAGAGCTTCTTTGCTAGGGCACTGGTACTACAGAAATGtttcaagtttttattttaatctcctATTTACTTACATTTACTTGGATTGTTTCCTTGTTAATTCCTGATTTAATTTAACCTGGACTTGTTTCCCCTCAAATTACTTTTTTGGCATGGTTTTATGGAAGTTAGTGGgttaaaaaatgcagaagtaCCTACCATAGATCAAACTATGCTTAGGAAATTATGTAcatgtgaaaaacgccaatcacttgaggtttttttaaattttaaaagtttaatagtaataaaatggttataaaaatagtaatacaattagagtaataataatttggacagttTGTATTAGGACACTATGAGACAATAGAAccaaagagttacggacgtccgggtacctttttctgggcagcaggagcctgaaaaaggacacacgttaacaaaggattaacccttaaaaacaatagttcgttgcatattcatacatttcatgcatgatgcataaattccattcaaacacaggattctgtcttcATCAACttctctgaatcctgacagcgcctttgaggcgggaagaagttcttttcttctgataagaaggcaataaataagttttctctgaaagacttaggtgtcctgtggctgctatctcactgcaagtgttttcttcaaaaaaagtATTctacatagcatcgtttctattttaacattttttataacctaaaactatatttaacacattaagagaattaatacagcattacattctaacacaacacatatagTATTCACTTTAACATTTGCCAAAAGCCAATCATAgaatacgcatttttcacataCATAATTGTATAGAGGCATGAATATAAATAATTCGTTGATACAagagagatggattttttttcttcagtggttACACTTGTGGGGTAGTTTATCAattgatttaatatttttattctataCTTAGTAGACCAAATTGAAAATCAGCTTTCACAGTGTATTTTGTGTGTGTAGCCACTTGTGTGAGGCATCCTTGAGATGACCCTCGTGTTTttagagctgcagctgaagggtGCGAGGTCCCAGGTTGCTGGACatggacaggggcagggactgcagcagAAGGAACATTTCCAGTAACTGGACTGGTTGCACTTCAAATCAAGAAATTCCTTTGTCAAACAAACGGCTTGGGAATCTTTCTGCCCTCAGCCTGGCAGCCTAATCCGCAGTGGTGCGGCTGGAGCTGAGGCTTTCAGCGGAACCCGCGGGGGCTCCGCGCTCCGTGCCCCCCGCCCCCGAGCCGAGGGCGCGGCGGCAGCAGCGAGTCCCCGAGCGCTGCCGGGCTGAGCTCACGGGCACGGGCCCAGCGCCGCCGCAGCCCGCTGGCACACGCGCCGCGTCCCgccagaaggagaaggagcgAGGCCGTTCCCTGCGCATCCCCGCAGCATCATGACTCTCCAGGTACGCAATTCTGCATCTGGGGGGACAGGCGAGGAGAAGGATGTGCTGTGCGTGTGTGTGATGCCGTGGTGCGGACTGTGGTGCTTCTTCCGCGTAAAGATTTTTACTGCAGAATCAAGGTTACCTTGTGGCAAGGGAAATCTGCCTGAACCCTTGGAGGTTAAATAGTGCATTACTTTTCACAAGTGGAGGATGAGAAGCAAGCTGGTTAATATGAACTGTTTCGTGGGTCATgtaatattttggatttttttcatgggTTCAGAGTATGCATGAATTATGTTTCTCCAGGCGTGCATCTGGGTTTGCTAGGACTGAGTTAGACATGGAAAGGCAGGTACATACTTATGTTTTTAGGATCTAACTGGTTGCTTGGAGCTGTTAAAGGAGGAGCGAAACTTCTAACGCTGAGACAGTGCTATATGTGCATTTGGGAagtgtaaataatttttaaataagttGTGCGGATTTTTTAGGGTGTATGCATCTTCGGACTGCTACAATTTGATAGGTTTGTGTTTTGGTAGGAGAGCTTCTACTTACCTTCTAACTAGACAGAGTGCTTCTTTTTATGTACTCTCTGATTGTAGCTTTAAATAGCTGTTGAGGAAATTATCTTCATTGCTGGCTTTTAGCCTCCTACCTTTGTGGGAGACTATGAATACTTCCCTTGTCCCGGCCATGTCCTGATAGATTaagctgattttcttctttaggCTTTCCTATTATCCCTTTCACTTTCAAGATTTGCAAGCTCTTCTATCCCTGTCTCATTATGTCTGCCTCAGCTTAGTTAGTGTGCATTTTGCAAAGAGTGAGCAGCACAATGCTGTGACCTAGATGCAGTGAGTGCATTGCCAGCAGCTTAGCAATTTTCTTCTGAGCTGCAATTATGCTGAATAGCACAGAGGTTTCATTGTGCTGTGTTACAGCTAAGAAGAAATCTCTTTCTTACATGGGTCAAAATTGCCAAATCCCAACATAACACTACCTTTGCATCATTAATAATTGCTGAAATTACAGCTTGTTTTATTCTGCCTTAAACTCAGTCTAGCAAGTGAATTTGTTAGCCTGATGATTTTAGCAATGAGCCATAAATTATGATAAGAAAGAGCTGAAGGCAGTATGATATGCTGTTCCATAACTGCATAGAGTTACACTTAAACATAAAAATCAGTGGTTGAAATTTTAAGATGCCATACGCATTCTGCATTAGATATTATAGAGCTTGTCTGTCCACACTGGTTTGCTTGACAATTACCAACCATATCCATAAATTTACTGAATCTAGCTGTATGGGAATGAGgacaaatgaataaaataatgttCTCTTTAGTGAGGTGGTAAAATACTTTTAAGTTTTGCAAACTGCAAAATATTCGGCAGTAAATGAAGAATTCATTCAAgcttttttcttcacaaaaagaCAGTGTCTGATAATGGTCTGATAATTTGTGCTTTTATCTTTAAGGCACACGTATATGTTTATGactgtatatatttttattctttttatttgagGAGTTAAAGGGAATTTTATCGGCACATGATtaacagaaaattatatttttacaggCTGCTCATAAACATGTTGTGTAAGCAGGCAAATCCTAAGCAACAATCTGTGCAGAATGATTGGCTAGAGGAGGATAAAGAACAGAAGGTTTAGTATTTAGATTTCATTTCTGCACCTTTCTTGCTCTGTAAGATATGCCTTTGCAAATCTTTAAACTATCTTGTGATACTTGCCTATAGATGCAAATAGAataaaattacaggaaaataaGGTTATTAACTTAATGGTTTCCTTAACTTTTTATCTTTTGTCTTGTACAATTGAACAGAGCTTCTGGTTCATTCTTACTGTGAACTTGTCATGGTTTAACACTACCCAGCAAATAAGTACCATGCAGTCACTTGCTCGCCTGCTGCAGCTAcgatgggatggggaggagaattgGCACtaaggagaagggggaggaagcaAAAACTCATGGGCTGAGATAAGAATAGttcaatgatttttttaaaaagtaaaatataatacTGTGATAGTAgtaatgagagagagagaaaaagagagagagtgCATGTGCAGTTAAACCCAGGAGATGCATGTGATGCACAATACAATTGCTCACTACCCACTGaccaaggctgagcccatccctgagcagcaatCAGTCTCTTTTGACCAACTCCTCCCAGTTTCTCCTCTGGGTATGGATGTTctgtggtgtggaatatccctgtgGCCAGTTTGTGCAGCTGTCCCCGAGGtgttcccctccccttccccagatTCTTGTGCAGCTCCTCATGTTCAGAGCATGAGATACTGAAAAGTGCTTGGCTCAGTGCAAGCACTGCTCGGCAACAACCAAATCACTGTGTTACcaacattattctcatcctGCATCCAAAACACTGCACTGTAGCAGGTACTAGGGAGAAAATTAACTGTACCCCAGACAAAACCAGGACAGAAGTTTAGATCAGAAAACAATTCCAGACTTGTGGAAGATTTCCACAGATTTGAATGGTCCTTGTACATCAGTGCTGGCA comes from Zonotrichia leucophrys gambelii isolate GWCS_2022_RI chromosome 2, RI_Zleu_2.0, whole genome shotgun sequence and encodes:
- the RPP38 gene encoding ribonuclease P protein subunit p38, which gives rise to MSVIQPGTATLRKAKKTTVKTCLDNPFVFQWKTIDGEDMHFILETLEERIKHIGLKKIESPRKKKRSFTKKQTERKCDAGTNDFPKEEAESHPQKPGWTDISIRRQLAIGVNEVTKALEKNELLLLLVCKSAKPAMLTSHLVELSASRATPAGQVPRLSETLAPLLGLTSILALGFRKHSDTFTEAIAAIIPKIPALEVPWFQYRTEESMAYADTDSSGSLEPEELAEVLGDKLTSQKRKHTESSQPDLSHVILQPLKIKKLVPNPNKIKKPPRKKKKAFSA